The genomic interval TCCTTCTCTACATCTGCTTGCTATTTTGTCTTGCTTATGTTTTAAGCTCGCACAAAGATACGCTTAAAAATTATACTTCTCAAAAAGATCCTATGAATGTTGCTTTGGTTGAGCGTAAGAAGAATGATTCAGAAAAGCTTAAAGAGGAACGCAAAAAAGAAGAAGTCCAAAAACCCGTTGAAAAACCTATTGACAAACCAAAGAGTGAAGAGAAAAAAGTTGCCTCTTCCCCCAAAGAAGCAGTAAAAAGCCAATCACTCCGAGGCCTCTTTGAAGATATTAATACGTCTAAACTTCCGAAGGAAGCCAAAGAACAAAAAAAAGATCAAACAGCACCTACACGTATTAAGCCAAATAAAGATGAGACAAAAGAGAAGAGTGAGAGTGTTGCCTCTAAAATTGCAAACTCCTTGAATTTTTCAGAGCAAAAACATTTAGTGGACACCAAAAAAGGTGGTGAGTATGATCCATTTATTGGTAAAATTCAAGAAATTTTAGAAGAAAATTGGCAAAAGACAGTTGATACAGAAAATGGCAATGTTGCGAAGGTTGTAATTAAAGTCAGTGACCAAGGTGTCTTTAGTTACAAAATAGCTTCGTTGTCTTATAATAATGAATTCAATACAAAACTCAAAGAGTTCTTACATGCCATGGAAAGTGTTGAATTTCCAAAATATGAAAAAGGATCCTTATTTGAGATGCCAGTTGAATTTAAAGATATAAAGGAGTAAAGCGTGATTAAAAAAATCGTTGTTTTCTTATGTTTAGCGCTGTTTGCATATGCTGGTGACGCAACCGTAGAAATTGTCAAAAAGATAGATGTGCTTCCAAAAATTGCGGTGCAAGATGCAAGCCCAAGAAATGTTGATTTAGAGTCAAGAAGAAGTTTTTTTAAGCTTATAGCAGGTGATCTACGTGTGAGTAGCCATTTTAATGTTCTTGATGATTATTTGCAAAGTAGTTATGAAGGTGGACCGTTAGAGAATTTTCTCTCCGATAAAAAAGTAGATATGATCTTACGTTTTAGTTTGACGCAAGATATCAATGCTGCTACAGCAAATGTAAAATTGATTAACGCAAAGACGGGTGTGACAACCTTTGAGAAAGTGTATAGCATAACGGATAAAAAGAGAAATCCTTTCTTAGCGCACAAAATTGTTGTAGATGTAAATGACCAAGTAGGGGCTCCTTCGGTTAAATGGATGGAGCAATCGGTTATCTTCTCTCGATATACGAATGCTAAAAAGAGTGAGATCGTGATTTCTGACTATACCTTGAGCTATACAAAGATAGTTGTAACAGGGGGGCTTAATATCTTTCCTAAATG from Sulfurospirillum multivorans DSM 12446 carries:
- a CDS encoding TonB C-terminal domain-containing protein, translated to MNVALVERKKNDSEKLKEERKKEEVQKPVEKPIDKPKSEEKKVASSPKEAVKSQSLRGLFEDINTSKLPKEAKEQKKDQTAPTRIKPNKDETKEKSESVASKIANSLNFSEQKHLVDTKKGGEYDPFIGKIQEILEENWQKTVDTENGNVAKVVIKVSDQGVFSYKIASLSYNNEFNTKLKEFLHAMESVEFPKYEKGSLFEMPVEFKDIKE